Sequence from the Enhydrobacter sp. genome:
TAATCCGCGACGGAGGGGTCATAAGCGTCCGATAGGCGCTCATGACCCCTCCGTCGGCGTATGACGCCGACACCTCCCCCGAAGACGGGGGAGGGAGTCCCAACCGACGGAATGCCTCCCGGCCTGCCGCGCGTGCTCGCGGTGACGACGATCACCATCGGCCTCAGCATGTCGGTGCTGAGCAACTCGATGACGAACCTGGCGCTGCCTTACATCGCCGACGACCTTCGCATCTCCGCGGAAAGCTCGATCTGGATCGTCAATGCCAGCCAGATCGCCCTGATGGTGTTCCTGTTGCCGGTGGCGGCGCTGGCCGACATCGTCGGCTATCGCCACGTCTATCGCGCCGGCCTCGCGCTCTTCTGCCTCGCCTCGCTGGGCTGCGCACTGGCGCCCGATCTCGGCTGGCTGATCGCGGCGCGAACGCTGCAGGGCCTGGGCGGTTCGGCGATCATGGCGGTGCAGCCCGCGCTGGTTCGCTCGATCTATCCCCGCAACATGCTGGGGCGTGGGTTGGGTTTCAACACGACCGTGGTGGCGACGTCGCTCGCCGCCGGACCGAGCCTCGGCGCCGCATTGCTCTCCGTTGCCTCGTGGCCGATCCTGTTCGGCGCGTACATCCCGCTCGGCATCGTCTCCTTCATCCTGGCCGGGCGCTACCTGCCACACACCGCGCATGTCAGGCGGCCGTTCGACGTGATTTCCGCCGTGCTGTCGGGCAGCACCTTCGGGCTCCTCATCTTCGGCATCGACGGCATCGCCCACGGCCACGCCTGGTGGATCGTCGTCGTCGAGCTGTCCGCCGCGGCCGTGCTCGGCACCCTGTTCGTCCTGCGCCAGGAGACCCTCGCCGATCCCATGATGCCCATCGAGGTTTTTCGCCGGCCGATCTTCTCACTGTCGATCAGCGCCTCGAGCTGCACCTTCACCGCGCAAGGGCTCGCCTTCGTCTCGCTTCCGTTCTTCTTCCACACCGTGCTCGGCCGCGATGCAGCCGACACCGGCATCCTGCTGACTGCCTGGCCGCTGGCCCTGGCAGGCATCGCCCCCATCGCGGGACGCCTCGCCGATCGGCACCATGCGGGCCTGCTTGGCGCGATCGGCCTCACCGTCATGACGACAGGGCTTGTGCTGACGGCATTGCTTCCCACCGACCCGTCGACGCTCGACATCATGTGGCGGCTGGTCCTGTGCGGCGCGGGCTTCGGCATCTTTGCCTCGCCGAACAACCGCCTGATGATGAACGCGGTGCCGCGCGAGCGCAGCGGCAGCGCCGGCGGAATCATCGCCACCGCGCGCACGCTCGGCCAGACCATGGGCGCCGCCCTGGTCGCGGTGGTGTTCGGCCTGTTCGATTTCTCCGGCGGCGGTGCGGCCGATGCGGCGCGAGCGGCATTGTGGCTTGGCGCCTTCTTCGCCGCTATCGCGCTTGTGATTGGCAGCCTGCGGATTCGCCTGCGATAATGTATTCCATGTTGATGCGTACCCTGGCCCTGGTCGC
This genomic interval carries:
- a CDS encoding MFS transporter, with the translated sequence MPPGLPRVLAVTTITIGLSMSVLSNSMTNLALPYIADDLRISAESSIWIVNASQIALMVFLLPVAALADIVGYRHVYRAGLALFCLASLGCALAPDLGWLIAARTLQGLGGSAIMAVQPALVRSIYPRNMLGRGLGFNTTVVATSLAAGPSLGAALLSVASWPILFGAYIPLGIVSFILAGRYLPHTAHVRRPFDVISAVLSGSTFGLLIFGIDGIAHGHAWWIVVVELSAAAVLGTLFVLRQETLADPMMPIEVFRRPIFSLSISASSCTFTAQGLAFVSLPFFFHTVLGRDAADTGILLTAWPLALAGIAPIAGRLADRHHAGLLGAIGLTVMTTGLVLTALLPTDPSTLDIMWRLVLCGAGFGIFASPNNRLMMNAVPRERSGSAGGIIATARTLGQTMGAALVAVVFGLFDFSGGGAADAARAALWLGAFFAAIALVIGSLRIRLR